A genomic stretch from Chitinophaga agri includes:
- a CDS encoding aminotransferase class III-fold pyridoxal phosphate-dependent enzyme, whose translation MPEAKTLSHAQEIIQDNLDYTLFSWSKQKGISPIAVKYAAGVYLYDYDDKRYLDFSSGLINVNIGHGHPRVTAAVLKQMQEVSYVTPGCVTEARGKLGRKLAEISPGNLKKTLFTVCGASAIENAIKLARLYTGKYKIIARYRAFHGASYAAMTAGGDPRKFAHDAQQAPNFVHVEDPYCYRCPFGQEVTSCHRECVSHIERVIQFEGPDSIAAILMEGESGSSGCIKYPPDYLTKVRALCDKYGILLIADEVMSGFGRTGSWFACGLHGVVPDMIATAKGITAGYIPLGALIVSDKIAAYFDEKTLWLGLTYSAHPVACAAGVEVLNIYEDEHLIENAAAMGRYIDMEVEAMKRHHPCIGDFRNTGLLGCIELVKNRATKEPMAPFNAKPEEMAVMNRVAARLKQLGMYAFVRWNYVFIAPPLSITREQVDEGLAMIGDALTIADEYVV comes from the coding sequence AGCCCCATTGCCGTGAAATATGCGGCAGGGGTATATCTCTATGACTATGATGACAAACGTTATCTGGACTTTTCATCAGGCCTGATTAACGTCAATATCGGCCACGGTCACCCAAGGGTGACTGCGGCCGTTCTAAAGCAGATGCAGGAAGTCAGCTATGTGACGCCGGGATGCGTGACGGAAGCGCGTGGGAAACTGGGACGTAAGCTGGCGGAGATCTCTCCCGGTAATCTGAAGAAAACATTGTTTACAGTTTGTGGCGCAAGTGCGATTGAAAATGCTATTAAACTCGCCAGGCTCTATACCGGCAAATATAAGATCATTGCCCGCTACAGGGCTTTTCACGGGGCCTCTTATGCTGCTATGACTGCAGGCGGGGATCCCCGTAAGTTTGCCCACGATGCACAGCAGGCTCCCAACTTCGTGCATGTCGAAGACCCTTACTGTTATCGCTGCCCCTTCGGACAGGAAGTAACGTCCTGTCACCGGGAATGCGTCAGTCATATAGAACGGGTCATTCAGTTCGAAGGACCGGATAGTATAGCGGCCATTCTGATGGAAGGAGAGAGTGGTTCTTCCGGTTGCATCAAATACCCACCTGATTACCTCACAAAGGTCAGGGCGCTCTGCGATAAGTACGGAATACTGCTCATTGCTGATGAGGTCATGAGCGGCTTTGGCCGTACGGGTAGCTGGTTTGCCTGTGGGCTGCATGGAGTCGTGCCGGATATGATCGCTACCGCCAAAGGGATCACTGCAGGGTATATCCCCCTGGGTGCCCTTATCGTCAGTGATAAAATAGCGGCTTATTTCGACGAGAAAACACTCTGGCTGGGACTGACCTATTCCGCACACCCCGTAGCCTGCGCAGCGGGGGTAGAAGTGCTGAATATTTACGAAGACGAACATCTCATAGAGAACGCCGCTGCCATGGGCAGGTATATTGACATGGAGGTGGAGGCGATGAAAAGACATCACCCGTGCATCGGCGACTTTCGTAATACCGGTTTGCTGGGGTGTATAGAACTGGTAAAAAACCGGGCTACCAAAGAACCAATGGCGCCCTTCAATGCAAAGCCGGAAGAGATGGCGGTCATGAACAGGGTCGCAGCCCGGCTGAAGCAACTGGGCATGTATGCATTCGTACGCTGGAACTATGTGTTTATAGCACCACCGCTCAGTATCACAAGAGAGCAGGTGGATGAAGGACTGGCCATGATAGGTGATGCTTTGACGATTGCGGATGAATATGTAGTCTGA